In Papaver somniferum cultivar HN1 chromosome 9, ASM357369v1, whole genome shotgun sequence, the genomic stretch TCTTCCTGGAGAGCAAGTCTTGAGAAGGGCAAGACCTAAATCGTTAGACGGAGGCAGTGGAAAGTTGGGAGAGAATTGGGAAGGACCCTTCCTAATTGATAGACCCGCTAGTGGTAATGcctattggttaaggaatatgaATGGGAGGGAAGAGCCCAAGCCATGGAATTCTTTCaacctaaaaaaatattttcattaatgTATATTTAATTTCGTATTAATGTAGATTGCATTTCTTCAATAAACTTTTTTCCTACAACTAAAATGTACTTTCCAAGAGTTGGGGCGAATAATGATTACTGCACCAAAGTAAGATTTGCAAGCATGGGATATAATCAAGATTGTCGAGGGCGCCTACATCCGAACAAGGTGTCTTTCCAGAAAAGATTGATGGTCGACGAGCTAAATATCAAGGTATCAAATGACAAACATTGGATAAGTGTCAACATGGAATTCTCCAGTCAAAGTGAGAAGTTAGAGAAAATAAGCAGACATTCCGttaaagaaggaaaaataaattaAGAGTGACAACTGGTCGCTAGGTCCTTACGAAGTAGTAAAAGGTTCATTGGTGCGCATCTACGGGAAGGGAAATAAGCAGAGCTAATAAGGAGCGCAAAATTGAAGCATCAAACTGGATGTCTAAAGTCCTATTCTAGCCTAAGAAGAATGGAAGggaaatttctaaaaaaaaaaaacgtaggcAACTACTCTTCATTCCTCTTCCGGGTCGTAGAGTTTATCGTCAACACCGTCAACGGCTTTTTCGACATCAGAAGGAGCAGCAGCATAACCTCCAAGGCCTTTAACCTTAATGTTGGCACGATCGCGTTGCTTACGCATCAGCTTCATAGCATTGTCAGCATCACGACCCTTTGCGTGGAGGCCTTCGATCTGGCGCTTCAATCTGTCATTCTCGCGCTCGAGACGGTGCAAGGCAAGTTCATGAGCTTTTTGTCTCCTGACTAAGGCCTCGTAATGGAGCTCACCAACCTTTCGAACAAGTGAAAGACCCTGCAAGGAGATAGGTTAAACATTGCAGAAGAATTCGGAATTCAACAAGGAAGCAAGACGTATAAATTAGTAAAACACTTACGGCGAAGTGAAATTGAGCTGCACGGTCAAGAGATTGATCTATGTCAGTCATATGGTCGAACAATGGCGATCTACCGACAGCATACCGGAGAGCATAATGCCGCGAGCTACAGTTGGGTTCTGAATGGCAGAATCACCAATAGTCACCGCAGAGCCTGTTGACCTGTACAAGCCTGGGTGAaaaggagcatcttcgaatggcAGACGAGGttgttttggtgtttttgagGGAGGTGTAGAAGGGTTTTACTCAGGCGACAAACAAGGATCGTTGGCTCGATTGATACTTCCAAGCTCGTCGTCACTTATTTCCACTAAGAAAGCTATTTTGCTTCCCACCTCAGCAGTACCAGCATCTGCATTAGGAATAAAAGTTTTGTCCGCCTTGGTGGCTCCGTGGAAGTTGAGAGGCCAATCCCTGACAGCTGACGGGCATTTGGTGGCGCATCGTTTGTGACCATCTCCTTGAGCTCTAGTTTTCTGACGGATTGGCCCGACATCTGTCGAATTCCCTTGGCGGTTAGTAGATCGCTTGGGAGAAGTCATGCTACGGGTATTCAGTGGACCAGACGCTGGTTCTTTAGAAGATTGTTAGTGCTGCAATAGAGACGAAAGAGTCAAGGGATGATCAGTTAGTAATCTTCGACACGGAAGACGCTTCAAAGGGAAAGAAGTAATCAAATACGGGATTAGCTGATGTATCGATGTACCATGCAGCGCAAAACAAAGCAAGATTAAGCTGGCTCTGCAAGTTCGAAAGCTAATGTactagaacaacaacaaaaaaaaaacaaaagaacaaagccGCACTTACCCAAGGGAGCTGGCAAGGGAAGAGGGATAGCTGCAGATGTGATTTTTCGACGACTATTCACCCATATTTATACAGAAAGATAAGGGTGGACGGTTGAAGTTTCAAAAGAAATCAAACTCTTTGTTTGAACGGAGACTAGATTCCTGCTGGCTATAGGTACGCGGTGAAGGAATATCATAGCCAGATTTCTCGTTGTTGTAGGCTTAGAATTTAAACGAAAACGAGCTCTCTTAGAGTTCTAAGAGATTTCAAATTCATTAGTTCTGTATGGAGTCATATTCCTCTTGGCAACGGTAGCCGTTGATGGAATATTGCTGTAAAATCTTCGGTCAGTAATGAAGCCAAGATATGTGATGTACGCGGCAAAGCAAAGGCACTGGCGTTATCTGGAAGACTGGACACTTATCGGAGAATTGGCGAGAAGTGAAACCTGGAGAAGACGTGTCTCTGTGAGGTGAAACATGTGGGCTTAAGTCACAAGTGTTGAGGTTATAAAGTTCCAAGGGACTATTGGAATCCCATAACCATGATTGGCTTGTGGTTTAGCAAGGACGTACCCATACTTGACAAGCTGCATGTTTAGGTGACGAATTTCAGGTACATATCATGTTTTTTCTAAGAATAACAAGATAACATTCTTCAGTTTTCGTAGGAAAGGTCATGCATGATTTGCACTACGATGAGTCATGGTTCGGCTTTAGTATTCTTAACTCTTAGAACAAGTCGagagttaagagggggcgatgtttgtaccctatcCAAAATAGCACTCGTACATATCGCATGAAGCTTATAATGGAAGCTTAAATCCGGTTTATTGTGGAAGCCGGTTGGTTTATTAGGGAAACCAGTGGGTTTGttttggaaacccacaaggcttattgtAGAAGCCTGAATTGGTTTATTATGGAGACCGGAGGGTTTATGGTAGAAACCCAGTTGGCTTAATATGGAAGCCCAAATTGGTTTATGGTAGAAATCCACCTGGCTTAATATGGAAGCCCAAATTTCCATGGGTAAAAAGATCTTAATAGAGAGGTTAAGATTTTTATGGAATAATTATTATACataattattaaatattatttaagataaatcctGATGGAAGGAGGATAATTATCTTAAGTAGtaataattattattcaagataataattatttagGATAAATGTGGATTATCATAAATATTAGGGtttatcatgaatctggttgtttTTTGGGATGAATACAGATGAGGGAGGTTATTTGGATAACTATTGAAACCCTAAAGTTACATCTCTTTCTGCCTATATATAGAGGTTAAATCtcaaccaaaagaaaaaaaacgattCTTTTCACCACAATATACTTGCATTGAACATCCGCtgactttagcatcggagtgtttttgcaggtacccccaccaCTCTGATCAATTCTTTGGAGATTCTTCGTCAACAGCAGCGATTGGATCAACCTTCCCGCATCTCGGAGATTGTTGGAGTGAATATTTTTACACCAACACCAAAAAACCGACAAAGACTAGACAACTACAAACACGTAACTTAACTAATAAACTAATCTATTAAAGAACCAATTGAATTTAAGCAATTATACTGATTCAAGGGCCAATTACACGGGGTGGCTAAAAGTTGGCCCGTGAGTTCATAACAATCCTCCTGCCCACATCCGAAGCCTCTTCTCCAATAGTTGAATGTTGTATTCTGGTTGAATTCTTACTTGAATAGTATGAGCAACTTTGCATTCAGTTCTATATTGATTCTCGAACACTATATCAAGGTTTTCGTCTTCAAAAATTCTGAACAGAGATGAAGTTAATGCAACGTTCTTAAGAACGGTTGTGTTGATAAGTATCAAGTCTTCTATTTTAGTTATCTTGATTGATGGCACAAATGATTTAGCATCATCTCCATCTTTCTCGAAATCACTGTCGTAGTCTATAGAAATATTTCCtaaatcatcttcgtcttcatcatcGTCATCACTCTTTGTTTCTTCGTCAGAATCCCTCTCAGCTGATGGGATCTCACTAAGCTCCATATCCACTTCTGTTGCTTCTTCATGCCTTATTGATATCTGTACATAATTTATTAGACAATGATCAGTCCCAAGTTATAAAAACCACTAGGAAGCAAAGGAATATGAAATGAGTACATTATTTTCTTAGCATAAGGTAGAAACATACAACACACCTGTTCTTGAGAGGGTTGAGGAGGTATCATAGACTTGAGCCTGGAGAAGAGAATGTATTCTTTAATTCgacgttgaagaagaagattgttctGAAGAATATGTTGAAGGCTATTCGCATCGTTGTTCTTCCTTATTGTTCCTGCTCTTACCGGAAGATTATTATTGGGTTGAGGACCGGTTGTTctatttgtttttgttgttgttgtggtcgTGGACGACAACGGCCGTGAGCTCGAAGCTAAACCACTGACAATATTGTTCTTCTGgtctttcatttttgttttctttcttctttttaaatatgttttctATAGAGGAGGGATAGTAGCTAGCTAGGGATTGAGTTTATAAGTTAGGAGATGGGATTTGTGTATGTATATATATTGCTTGGCAAAACATAAAGGAGTGAACCCACGAGGTTCTCGAGGGGAACCCATAGGCCATAgcctattttttcttttttttggttttggataGATGGTTACAACTTACATGGTTATTACTATTATTAGTACCATTCAGTTGTTTGAGATTATTAGGAAATTCTTGAACAAGTCGGGCATAACGACAAC encodes the following:
- the LOC113309510 gene encoding uncharacterized protein LOC113309510; the protein is MKDQKNNIVSGLASSSRPLSSTTTTTTKTNRTTGPQPNNNLPVRAGTIRKNNDANSLQHILQNNLLLQRRIKEYILFSRLKSMIPPQPSQEQISIRHEEATEVDMELSEIPSAERDSDEETKSDDDDEDEDDLGNISIDYDSDFEKDGDDAKSFVPSIKITKIEDLILINTTVLKNVALTSSLFRIFEDENLDIVFENQYRTECKVAHTIQVRIQPEYNIQLLEKRLRMWAGGLL